In the genome of Arachis hypogaea cultivar Tifrunner chromosome 9, arahy.Tifrunner.gnm2.J5K5, whole genome shotgun sequence, the window aggagaaccATAGTGACGGAGGGAGCACGACGACGAGACAACAGCAGCGCTGCCCACGAATCATGAGACAGCAGTAGTGGCGCCACGTATACAACCCCAAACACATTAATAAGGGTGTCTGGTGAAACAAGGATGGTAATGAGCGGAGTTGGTGGTCAAAGGAACAACGGCGACAAGAACTCGGAGGCGACGATGGTGTCCGGATAGAAAGAGATCAACGCTGGTGAGGGAGCTGGTGGGATGAATAACGGCGGCGCTGAAAAAGGTTTAGAGAAAAGTTGGTACGGCAGAAAGGAGGAACGGCGATGTTCTTTTGCGTCTCCGACAACGACGATGAGTAATGGTCATGGATGTGAGAGAAACTGATGCGGATGTCAAAAACGTAATTATGGTGGAATTAGGAATAACCGTAAGTAGCGTAAACATGTTTAGGTGataatcctaattttttaaatttcaaaattcattaataattatttaattgattagaaatctaaattttaattcttttaaatagTTATTTACGTTGTTCAATGTAtgtattattttgttttagagtAAAGGACAAATCCGTCCCTGGCCTTTTTTTTGCAGACATTTTCGTCCCCGAGGATTAGAAAATACTTTAATGTCCCTGACCCCCCGAAAAACTGGACATATTTATCCCTCCGTTAGAGTCGCTCCGTTTGTCCTGACGGAAAACGGTGACGTGGCTCCCGTGGCGCTGACCTGGCCGTTACGGAcgttggatgggcttttgaaaaGAGGACATATTAGTCCCCAGGGACCAAAACATCGCCGTTTCTCCCCCACCCCAATCTATGAAATCCCTCAGAAAACACTGGTCTTTCACTCACACTATAGTGACCTCAGAAAACAACATCATGATGAACAAGAACATATCATTAACAAGAACAATACATGAATTCTTTCACAAAACCCATATCATTAACAAGCACAACACATGTGAAAGTGAAAGAAATAGAGAGATTGAGAGAGAGGATAGCATCGACTACTCACCACACCACTCACCATCCATCAAGCTGTGCCAAAACCCATATGATTAACAAGAACAACACATGAATTCTTTCACAGGAATTGGAATGTAGTGTGGTGTGTTGTGTTGAGTTGTGTACTCCAACAAATTGGGAGCAAAGTTGAGTTGAGCTTGACCACCATTAACACTAAATCTACTACTAATTGCACTTGAGCTAGCTGCAACAACAATTAAACTTGTACACTCCATTAGGATTTAGGACATGATGGATGAAAGTAAGTGAAAAACTCAAAAACCAAGCAACCAATAATGCAATTCCATTATCATTACAAAGCTTATTAGTCTCTCCAACTTGGAGAACTTTGCTTTCTTTTAATCACAACCAACATTATGAATTTCCAAGCTGCATTTGCACTTGCACACATCAAACACTGATAATCAAGGTCCTGAAAACCGCTTCCATCCTCAATCTGCAgcaattcatcatcatcataataaatAACTTAAAACAAATCCTAATTGAATTCATGGACTTCTTCACtcaaaaaactaaaaacaaaagagCCCTAAACCTAAAATTTTCTGGGCCCTCCCAACTTAGAAGCCAGCAAATTCAGATGTCCAGGAAGGTAATTTCTCAGCCTCGCTGCCGAAGCTTCTCCCATGGCTTGTTGCTGCTGCTGATGCCGATGGTGAACGAACAAAGAAGCTTGTTGCTATTGAGACACCGACACCGCCGCCGATTGCACAACCATCTCCAACGGAGGAGCAGCCGCTGTGAAACTCCAAATTTGACCAAAATCGGGCCTGGCCGGGAGGGCCTAGAGCCCCGCGGGAGCTCCGGGGCCCACTAAGGACCCACGACGGGCCCCACGGAGACGCCGTCGTCCTTAGCGAAACCGTCGTCATCGGTGCGTATGCGCTTGCCGAGTATGAAGGGAGTGTGAGCCAGCAAGGGCTTGTGGTTGAGCGAAGATGCTGTTGAGGTtgaggaaggagaagagagagagtCAGCACCGCCGCGTACGGAGACGGAAACGAAGGAGAAGCTGGCGGGAGTGGTTCTGGTTCTGGTAGCGGCGATGATTGAGGGCTTGGCCTGGCGGAGGAGCCACTCGATGGTCTAGTCGTCGGATTTGAGGCCGAACTCCGTCGGATGCCATGAGTCAGAATGCTCAATTTCTTCCTTCATCTGCTTCACCTTCACACTGCATTTGAAGGATTAGGGCTCACTGGATTTCATAGATTAGGGGTGAGGGAGAAACGGCAACGTTTTGGTTCCTGGAGACTAATACATCCTCTTTTCAAAAGCTCATCCCACGTGGCAGTCCGTAACGGCCAGGTTAGCGCCACTGGAGCCACGTCACCGTTTTCCGTCAGGACAAACGGAACGACTCTAACGGAAAGGTAAATATGTCCATTTTTTCAGAAAATCAGGGACATTAAAATATTTTCCAATCCTTGAAGACGAAAATgtccgtaaaaaaaaaaatcaggaatggatttgtctttttactctttgttttattatttttatgcttGCTTGTCTTTGAGCTAATTGACTAGTCGTCGTTCTTCTCATCCCTTAAACTGGAGAGCCTTATACGCGACTACTGCATGTTCAGCTCCCACATCAGAAGCTCTCACCTGCACTGCATTCTGCAACCCTAAGCCATCAACCATGGTaacctactctctctctctctctctctctctccggtGAATTCCAGTCTACAAGTTAGTTTCGTATTTCAAACTAGTTTCAGATCGTCTCACAAATACAATTGATCCCTTAACCATTCCCATTCCCTATAACACACAATTCATCATCTACTTTGACTAATCCTGTAATTTTGGTTACGATTCACCATGAAAACcgattctgtttttttttttctccttcattTTTTGTTAtcgttattatttaaaaaaaataaatgcggAGTATGCTGGAAAAATCGGCATGTTATCTTGATGAATATGCAATATTTTGCAAGAATTAACATCTTTTATTTTGAAGTCTAACCCTtgctattttgaattttttttttttactaggtTCTTCTACAGCTAGATCCGTTTCTCAATGAACTCACCACCATGTTCGAGCGCAGCACCGAGACGGGCTCTGTTTGGGTTACACTTAAAcgatgtgtgtatgtgtgtgttagTGTTGGCTTCTTGGTTGATCAAATGTTTTTGGTTTTATATTTCTGCAAACCGAATTTAGTTCATTATGCCTCCTTTTCATGTTCTTGGTGTGCCTTTAGCATCCTTGAAGTCTAAAGCCGTGAGGAATAAAATGGCCGCAGCTGGTGAAGCGATTGACTATAAATGCCTTATTCGTGCCACCAATGGGAAGAAGACAATTTCTACATCCGTACGTATCTCTTGTATATTCTGAACTCGTCATTTTGGTTTCTCAGTCTGCTTTCAGAACCTTCATGCTTGGTGATGCAAGTTTCAAGTACTGTAAACTTAGATTATCCTTTGAGTAGTTGTAGGCATAAAACTCCTCTAATCCCCTGGCATGTTATTCTTCGATCCCATTCATAATGATTTAGTGCTCTTGGTTAGAGTAGATTAATCACCAAAAAGATATAAAGTGAAAGAGAGAATGACATAGAAGTAGAATCTCAAACTAATTCTCAATAAAGAAAAAGTAGAGATCACAAAATCGATCTAAACAAttcaattgtatattttttttgcaaCTTATGTGAAACCATTCTGTATGATTTGTTCTGAATATGCCAAAGACCTCCTTTCAGTCTTCATTGTATTTCTTTTAAAGATGACCTGGTCTTTGTTTTTCTATTGGACTGGGAAAATGAACCGGAGATGTGCTTATGGTGGAACAGCTTCTTAGCTGTGAAACTTGTTTTATTTATTGCATTATTTCTTGCTTGTGTGGaatgtttttctgtttgagttttagATTGCAAAACATTTTTCTTCTATTGTtagcctttttttttcttatttcgaATGTTGTTCTTTCATGCTATCTTATTGCCATTATTGGCACTTCACTTAAATGAATTACCTCACGACCTCAGCCCTCAGAAGAGTTTCCATGTGGTAGATGTCCAGAGGAATGAATTTGGTGGGTAATTGATGGAGTTCTTTGATGCAAGTATTCAGATTTATTAATGAGAAACACGTTGCTCTGTAAAAATTCAATGACTGAGTTTCATACACTCTGGGAATACTGTCTAATAGCAGTTCAAATATTTAGATCGAAGCATGGATGACGAGTTGATGACCATGACAACATGATCTGTGAGAATAGCATTAGAACCAAAACAGGAGTATAAATCTAAGTGATGATGAGTTGCATTTAGAAGTCTAACTTCTTGATAAACATCTTTGAAGTTGATGTCACTTAGTAGTTatcttttcttcatcttttttataTCAACTTTTTAATTTGCATATATGTTGTTTCCACTTCTGATATTCCAAATTTCGGGTAATTAATTGGAAAGGTTGGAACAAAGGATCATCAGCGCTTTCAAGCTTCTTATGCAACTATATTAAAGGCCCACATGACTGCattgaagaagagagaaaggaaggaCAAGAAGAAATCTGCGGAGGCTGATAAGAGAGAAGGCACTTCAAAGAGACCTAAGAAATCTTAAAGTAACATCCTTTGCTGCTTGAGCTTCTATACAAACAACATTTTCTGCTGACTTTATTTTTATCTGAAGGATGCTATGCCCCTCAGTCCTTTTGTTTTGGTCATGGGCAAAGTGAGGAGTGAAGGGAAAGAGGAATACATTCTAAAGCAATTTTGGGGTCTAAAGCATGCGATTtgttacatatatattttttcttgagACTGATGTTCCTTCGGGTGGCAATAGATTAGAATCTTCCGTCAATTCCCTTGgagatcataatttttttttggttagaTCCTTGGAGATTATAAATTGAATTTGTAGGATATATTCCTTTTTTTCATTATATTGCATGTTTTTAACTTGTTCAGAGTTAATGTCACTTGAACTCATTGAATCATGATTGGGTTTAGAAAATCGGAAATGAGGTTGAGGTTGCTGCATCAAAGGTATGAGACTTGTCCATCATATTTGATTTTTTCGCCATTATTGGAAGCATTTGTTTTAGATTTCAAAATGATTGAACGCCACATATTGATAAATTGTGATACATGTGCGGACGTAAATAATTGAGTAAATACCCTTTCCGGCCCCTGTCCATTTTGAAAATTGACTACCCGCCCCCTATCCTTTATAAATTATCAAATCGGCCCTTATCCATTTACTCCGTGATACCAATTAGCCCTTGAGTTGGTTTCTCCGTTCAAAGTCGACGGAAAACGCTGAGGTGTAACGTGCTATCCGTGACGTGGCTTTGGATCATCAAACGTGGATTGCTCTGTAAGCATGTGGACAAATAAGCCTCTGCAGACTCAGCAAAACGACGTTGTTTTAAAAAGAAGTCTCTTTGCTCGTTTAGGGCGAAATCTCAGTCTCCCCATTCCTGAACCCTAACACTAGTGACTGAAGCATGAGCGATCCTGGGCAATCTTCAACCTGTAACACACGCCGTGTCTGGAGGAAGAATTTGGTGGGTTCGAGTAGCAATGCAAGTGAAGGCAAGAAGGCCAAGTTCCAGCACCCTAAATGCAAGTGTGACACCTATGCAGTCATGCAACAGTCTGGGACAGCGAAGAACCCAGACAGAATTTTCCTGGGTTGTTCCAACTATGGCGTAAGTGTGCACCCATCTTCAGTTTATGTAATCAACTTCCCACTTGTTTAACAAGTTGTATTCACTATAATGGCAATTGCAGATGGAGCAACGTCACTGCAACTTTTTTGTTTGGCTGGACGAGGTGATTGCTAAACGTTCTGGCAATGAAGATGACAATGACATTCAAGGAAGACTGATGTTGATGGAGAAAAAGTTGGAGCAATTGGAATTCAAGATTGAAGATGAATatgaagcaaaataaaaaaatgtagtaATAACCATAGTGTGTTTGTTATGCTGGCAATGTTAATTGTGTTAACAGCAGTTGTGTTTGTAGTGTTTTAGGGTATATTGTGTTGCTTCAAGTGATGCATGGATATCTGTTGAGATTTGTGTTAATTTGCTCTGTAATTGTAGATTCCAAATGAAatgaatgtgaatttttctttgtTATAATGTAAAGACTGAACCCAAGATAACTCTGCACAATTCTGTATAAGGTAAAAGCATAATGTTTATATTCATACTGCTAAGCACAAAGGCATTTACATAGTGAGCCAATATCATCAGTAAAGGTCTGACTTCACAAAACAGAGAACATGTTCCATATTGTTTAGTGTATTACTTCTAATAACTTGACAACCAAAAAATTTTACACCAAAATATTCATAACTATAACTAGGATTATGTCATTTCTGAATTCTTGGTGGCCTAAACCCATATGTTGGCTTGAATTTGTGGGGTGCATTTAGGCCTGGTGTGGGGATAAACATGAAGGGAGTTGTGGCAGTCCCTGAGTAAGTTGCTCCTTCAGGTGGAAgttgttgctgagttgatggtTGTGAGTTTGGGGTTGTTGCTTGCTGTAGAGGTGGCTGAACTGTTGGGGCTGTGGCCTGCTGTTGAGAGTGGTGCATTGTAGGTGCTGGAGGTCTAGTTATAGCTTGCTTGGGCCTGAAATTTGGCCCCTGGGAGAGTGCAGTTGGGGTAGCAGGGTTTGAGGGCTCAGTATTGGAGTCCACACCCTAAACCACAGGGAAACAACTCAGTTTATTATAAATGCTGTTGGGCCaattaattttatagttaaagAGCATGAATATGTAAAATAACATTACCTCTACTGGTGGTTGGGCAGGGTGTGAAGATTGAGTGTCAACCCTTGTCTCTTGTTAGACTGAGTGAGTGTTAGAGGTCTTAGGGGTTTTTTTCTTTTGCCTTTTTGCTTTACCCTGTGAAAGACATATGAGAAGCAAAGTAAGCACAACCATGATAGAACAAAAAAATGCTTAAGCTAAGGGGAACATTAAGTTCAGACAAAAAACTACCACTAGATCAATAGATGGGGCAGTAACATTTTGGGGAACATTGCTTCCAACTCCTTCCCCGACCTATGCAAATCAAAAAATAACAGTCTCATCTACTATACTTTTCAATTGAATAGAGGAAATAACAACTACTacaatggaaaagaaaaatatgtagaAGGCCTCTTACCTGTGCTTCCTGCTGATCTGGAGGTGACTGTGATGATTGGTTTCCAGTTTGTTGTTGCTTTGCCTTCTTTCGTTTTGGCTACCAATTCGGATTTGCAGGAGCTCCTTTGCAAGTCATGTGGTAGTGTCCCTTTTGCCCACATTTACTGCACGTGacttggaatgacttcctcacctTGTGACCTTGCTGCTGCATTTGTGACTCAGCCACCACATCAACAGCCCTTTTTTTGGTTGGTCTCCCTGGGGGTCTCCTAATGATTGGTGCCTCTGGACGCAGCCTGTTTGTTTCTTCCCAAAACTCCTCAGAATTCACTGGTTTAATGGAGTCCCCATAAGTAGCCCGAACAGCATCCATTGTAAGCCATTTATGTGCAAAATCCTCTGGTTTCAGCCCTTGTTTCCTTAACCTTGAGATAGCAGATACTGCATGCTTGCAAGGCAACCCTAGTAGGATAGATACAGAAATGACATTTACTCACTCAAACTTTACTTAAATAATTGCCAAGAAATGAGTTGATGATTATACCTGTTAGTTGCCAAACGTTGCAGGCACATGTATGTCTTTGTAAATTGACAGCCACTCTGGTCTGGTACCTCTGAACTTCAAATAATACCCTTGCCTCATCTCCAGCCCACTCTGCTGTCCACTTATTGCTCTCAGGAATGATGTACTCATCCAGCCTTAGTTGTTGAACTGGAGCCAATTTACCCTTGCATTTGCTTATTCTGTGCTTGTGCCCTGCCATCTTTCGCATTATGTAACTTCGAAGCTCCTCGCACATAGTTAAAATCGGTTTCTCTCTATACTCCACGATCTTGGCATTCCAAACTTCGCACATGTTATTGGTGATGTTGTCACACTTCGGGCCATGG includes:
- the LOC112710550 gene encoding signal recognition particle 14 kDa protein; its protein translation is MVLLQLDPFLNELTTMFERSTETGSVWVTLKRSSLKSKAVRNKMAAAGEAIDYKCLIRATNGKKTISTSVGTKDHQRFQASYATILKAHMTALKKRERKDKKKSAEADKREGTSKRPKKS
- the LOC112710546 gene encoding uncharacterized protein, whose protein sequence is MPQAHHRNCVLHIWKNFIKHFKDKHTKGLVWKAAKSTTMREFKDSMELVKKVNTAAWEYLQKFDPGSWTKAYFSHGPKCDNITNNMCEVWNAKIVEYREKPILTMCEELRSYIMRKMAGHKHRISKCKGKLAPVQQLRLDEYIIPESNKWTAEWAGDEARVLFEVQRYQTRVAVNLQRHTCACNVWQLTGLPCKHAVSAISRLRKQGLKPEDFAHKWLTMDAVRATYGDSIKPVNSEEFWEETNRLRPEAPIIRRPPGRPTKKRAVDVVAESQMQQQGHKVRKSFQVTCSKCGQKGHYHMTCKGAPANPNW